The region GGCCAACATCTTACAATCACAGGGCAACACTCTGATTGCCGTTGCCGCATCAATCATTGCTTCTACCTCAGATACGAGAAGTATCCATTCATTATGACACTGGTCATATTCCGGGCTAGCATCATGAACTGCTTTAAAATAATCATTTCTTTTCAGATATTCGGCAAAATCCCATTCATCCAGTTTTTTTCGGATCCTTGGGGGAATTATATGATAATTGCCGAAGAGACAGAAATTTCTCAGTCGGGAATAAAAATTGCCGGCCCGGTAACGTATGGTGTCATTTTCGCTGTCTTTATCAATGATGTGGCGCAAATAGGCTTGTTCCAGACAGCTTTCGATTTCTTCCTCAGGCTGTGCTAACAACCCGGCAAGCTCTCTGGCTGTCAGGCTTTCTTTGCCCAGGGTTGCGGCAAGCCGCATTTCCTGCTTGGTTGCAAAGAAATGTAAGTAAGGCTTAATAAAGCCGGGAGCGTCAAAAAGTTTGCTGAAATCGTCCACAAGCGGCATGCCTCGTACCCTCCCCTGTTAAACCATTACTTAATCAGCCCTTTTTTGGTCAAGAACTCTTTCGATACTTCTTCCACACTTTTCTTATCAATGTCAACAGCTTTATTTAGCTCCATAATAGTATCATTATCCAGTAGACTGCTAAGTTTTTTCATTTGTTCAGGAATTTGGGGATAAGCATCAATAATCTCTTTTCTAAAGAGCGGTGCGGCGTTATAGACCGGGAAAGCCTTCTTGTCGTCAGTAAGCGTAACTAGCCCGTATGCTTTAATCCTGGCATCGGTTGTGAACGCCAGTCCGATTTCAGCCTGGCTGGCTTTCAAGGCTTCATAACTAATGTTTAAAGCCGCATTGACACACAAGTCCCGCGGATACTTAGAGCCATAGACAGTTTCCAGATGAGTTAGGCCGTCAGGACGCTCAACATATTCTTGCGCAGTAATAAATTTAAGCTTTTCTCCTTTATTGATCTGGGCAAACAGATCGGAAACACTCTTCAAGTTATACTTGTCGGCTACGTCTTTTCTGGCCATGATGGCATACGTGTCGTTGAGCGGCGCGTAGTCAAGCCAGATAATATTATTTTTAGCGTCCCATTCTTTAACCAGGTTGTAGCTTTCTTTTTCATCAAAACTTGGATCGTGTTTCATAACATTGATCAGCACAGTCCCGGTGTATTCCCAGTAAGCGCCGATCTGTTTCGACTCCAGTGCCGGCCGGATCACCGCCAATTCGCCAAGACCCACCTTATTTTCCACCGGATAACCCAGACTCTGCAAGTATTGGTAGGTCATAGTACCCAGCAGCAAAGCCTCTGTAAAAGTCTTGGAGCCAACAACAATTGTCGGCTTGTTTTCATTTTTTGCGGTAGTGCTACTATTGGATTGGCTGCTGCCGCCACACCCGACGATTCCCACCGTCAACGCAAGTATCAACACTACTGCCAGTCCGTATTTTACCATTTTGTTCATTTTACCCTCTCCCTCGCATAATAATATTTTTGTAATCTCCATGCAGCAAATTGAACCCTTATTTTTTTCATCATCCTCCTGGCAAAAGTTTTTTATAGACTACACCCCATATCCTGGCGGAGTCATCCGGTGTTCAACATATCCCAGCATTCTGTCCAGAAATATAGCCAGCAAAGCCCCCATGCCGGCCCCAACAATGAGGAATTCAGGCCACAACATGTTTAAGCCGCTTAATATGATATCGCCCAAACCGCCGCCCCCGATGTAAGCAGCCAAAGTACCGGCACTAACCACATACACGGTAGATGTCCTTACCCCTGCCAAGATGATCGGCATGGCCAACGGCAGTTCAACTTCGTACAGCACTTTTTTCTCAGACATCCCCATGCCTTTCGCTGCCTCTTTGATATCAGGGTTTACCTCGGCTAAACCGACAATGGTATTCCTGGCAATAGGCAACAAGCCTTGGACAACTAAAGCGACAATCGTAGGTTTAAAACCCAGCCCCAGGACCGGCATGGCCAGGGCGACAATGGCCAAACCGGGAATGGTCTGCAGCAGGTTAAGGATGTTTAAAATAACAACCCCATATTTTTTATACTTAGGTCTGGTTAAAAGCACTCCTATCGGAACAGAAATGGCAATGGCAATCGCAATAGTAATCAGAACCATTAAAATATGGGTGGCTAATGCTGCCGGAACTCTATGAACAAGTGCTTCTTGAAAACGCCCCCAAACCACTTATTCGCCCCCTTTTCTGCTAGAGTGCTGTCTAATATCACTCAGAGTAATCATGCCTACCGGCTCGTTCCTGTCGAAAACGCCGAGATAGTCTGTGTTTAGTTCTAACATCAGCGACAGCGCATCCCGCAACAAAAATGTTTCTTGCACAACGGCTTGTTTTTGGTTTAGGGCCATTGCCTGCACTTTTTCCGGAGAAACCGATTTGCCTGTCAGTTTTTCCTTATTGGCAATTTCGGCGGCAGTAATAAAGCCGTCCCATTCACCGGCCGCATTGGTGATAAAACAGACCTCGGCTTTAGCATCGTTCATTTTCCGGCAGATATCAGCTAATTCGGCATAACTGGCAATACACATGTGCCGCCGGGTTAACTCTTTCACCTGAAATAAACTTAATTTCTTTACAACCCGGTCATAACCGATAAAATCTCTGACAAAGTCATTAGCAGGCCGGGTCAGAATTTCTTGCGGTGTTCCATGTTGAACCAATTTTCCCTGATTGAAAATGGCAATTTTGTCACCCATCTTAATGGCTTCATTGATGTCATGGGTTACAAAACAAATGGTCTTTTTCATTTCTTTCTGCAGCCGCAAAAACTCGTCTTGGAGATAGTTCCGGGCGATAGGGTCAACAGCGCCAAACGGCTCATCCATCAGCATGACCGGGGGATCAACCGCCATGGCTCTGGCTACCCCGATTCTTTGCATTTGACCCCCGCTGAGTTGCGACGGATACTTGTTCCTGGTCATTTCCGGGTCTAGGCCAATTAATCGCAGCAGTTCGTCAACCCGCTCATTTATTTTCTCTTTGGGCCAACCGTATAAGCGCGGTACTATGGCAATGTTCTCGGCAACCGTCCGGTGGGGTAACAGACCGATCTGTTGAATAACGTAGCCAATACCCATCCGGAGTTTGTTAGGGTCCTCCTCTTTCACATCTTTACCATTGATGCGGATAGTCCCTGAACTCGGTTCGATCATTCGGTTAATCATGCGCAAAGTGGTACTCTTGCCACAGCCGGAGGGACCAAGGAACGTGCAGGTTTCCCCTTTTTCGATAGTAAGGGAAAGGCGGTCAACAGCCGGAGCAACCTGACCCTTATACAATTTTGTTACTTCTTTTAACTCAATCACATTGAACTCTCCTCATTGGCGTATGCCCGGAAGGGGCCGCACCGGCAACCTAACCGCGGCGGACCCTAAGTCCCCGGGGCACAATTCTTTTTTCAAATTTCCCCAAAATACTGTCCATGGCTATGGCCATAATCGCAATAAGCAAAGCGCCGACTACAATCATCTCTACATTGAACCGGGTTAAACCTTCGGCAATGAGGCGCCCCAAATTTCTTTCACCGATGTAGGTGGCAATTGCTGCTATCCCGGTGGTCATGACTACCGTAATCCGGAAACCGGCAAAAATAACGGGAGCAGCCAAGGGAAGTTCAATTTCCCAGAGAATTTGCCAGGAACTCATTCCCATGCCTTTGGCAGCTTCAATGACATTTTTGTCGACAGCCTTAATCCCCTGGTAAACATTCCTTACCAACGGCATCATCGCATACAACACCAGCGCAACTAAGGCTGACCGCCGGCCTAACCCCAAAAAAGGCACGGTTATTAAAATTGCAAACAGCGACAAGCTTGGTATGCAAAAGATTGTGTTGGCAATGCCTATCACCCGGTTGGCCCATTTTTCGTTTTTGGTAATTACCATTCCCAGCGGAATCCAAAGTAAAAGAGAAATTCCAACCGCCCAGAGGACAAGGGAAAAATGGGTTTGGGTATAGTCCAAAACCGTTGAAATGTTTTTTTGCAGGTATTTGATGTAATCCAAATTCTCACCACCTTTTTTCACTATATCCAGGCGAATCGCCCCCACAGACCTGTACCCGAATTTTATAAGACTAAACTAATATAAAATTCGCATCGCCCTCCTTCTTTGACAGTACGGAGTTCCTATCTTATTCCACTAAAAAAAGGGACTATAAATGTATACCATTTATAGCCCCTTTGCTAATTGAAATGGAATCTTTGCTTATTTCGCGCTGCCGCTGGCGCGCTATGCCATTCCTTGATTTTGATTATATTACTATTGCAAATATCATGCCAACTTTGCATGATGCACTGCAATTTTTTTATCAGAAATTAAGTCCATATTTGCATTTATGTCCATTAATAATAGATTTTTCTCTCTATTGTCCTTTAAAGTAGGTATTTTCGAATATTCATCATATTATTTTTTTATGAAATTGGATATGTAAAGTATAAATAATGCGAGAAATGCGAAATAAACAGCAAAATGATTTTGC is a window of Sporomusaceae bacterium ACPt DNA encoding:
- the osmX gene encoding Osmoprotectant-binding protein OsmX, which translates into the protein MNKMVKYGLAVVLILALTVGIVGCGGSSQSNSSTTAKNENKPTIVVGSKTFTEALLLGTMTYQYLQSLGYPVENKVGLGELAVIRPALESKQIGAYWEYTGTVLINVMKHDPSFDEKESYNLVKEWDAKNNIIWLDYAPLNDTYAIMARKDVADKYNLKSVSDLFAQINKGEKLKFITAQEYVERPDGLTHLETVYGSKYPRDLCVNAALNISYEALKASQAEIGLAFTTDARIKAYGLVTLTDDKKAFPVYNAAPLFRKEIIDAYPQIPEQMKKLSSLLDNDTIMELNKAVDIDKKSVEEVSKEFLTKKGLIK
- the opuBB_1 gene encoding Choline transport system permease protein OpuBB; translation: MVWGRFQEALVHRVPAALATHILMVLITIAIAIAISVPIGVLLTRPKYKKYGVVILNILNLLQTIPGLAIVALAMPVLGLGFKPTIVALVVQGLLPIARNTIVGLAEVNPDIKEAAKGMGMSEKKVLYEVELPLAMPIILAGVRTSTVYVVSAGTLAAYIGGGGLGDIILSGLNMLWPEFLIVGAGMGALLAIFLDRMLGYVEHRMTPPGYGV
- the osmV gene encoding Osmoprotectant import ATP-binding protein OsmV, which encodes MIELKEVTKLYKGQVAPAVDRLSLTIEKGETCTFLGPSGCGKSTTLRMINRMIEPSSGTIRINGKDVKEEDPNKLRMGIGYVIQQIGLLPHRTVAENIAIVPRLYGWPKEKINERVDELLRLIGLDPEMTRNKYPSQLSGGQMQRIGVARAMAVDPPVMLMDEPFGAVDPIARNYLQDEFLRLQKEMKKTICFVTHDINEAIKMGDKIAIFNQGKLVQHGTPQEILTRPANDFVRDFIGYDRVVKKLSLFQVKELTRRHMCIASYAELADICRKMNDAKAEVCFITNAAGEWDGFITAAEIANKEKLTGKSVSPEKVQAMALNQKQAVVQETFLLRDALSLMLELNTDYLGVFDRNEPVGMITLSDIRQHSSRKGGE
- the opuBB_2 gene encoding Choline transport system permease protein OpuBB encodes the protein MGAIRLDIVKKGGENLDYIKYLQKNISTVLDYTQTHFSLVLWAVGISLLLWIPLGMVITKNEKWANRVIGIANTIFCIPSLSLFAILITVPFLGLGRRSALVALVLYAMMPLVRNVYQGIKAVDKNVIEAAKGMGMSSWQILWEIELPLAAPVIFAGFRITVVMTTGIAAIATYIGERNLGRLIAEGLTRFNVEMIVVGALLIAIMAIAMDSILGKFEKRIVPRGLRVRRG